The following coding sequences lie in one Synechococcus sp. PCC 7336 genomic window:
- the atpA gene encoding F0F1 ATP synthase subunit alpha encodes MATIRPDEISSIIKQQIEQYNQEVQVSNVGTVLQVGDGIARIYGLDKAMASELLEFEDGTVGIALNLEEDNVGAVLMGAGRSIQEGSSVKSTGKIAQIPVGPELIGRVVDPLCRVIDGKPEPNCSASRLLESPAPGIIARKSVCEPLQTGITAIDSMIPIGRGQRELIIGDRQTGKTTVAVDTILNQAGEDVICVYVAIGQKASTVAQVVGILEDKGAMDYTIVVDANANAPAALQFLAPYTGAAIAEHFMYEGKHTLVIYDDLSKQAVAYRQMSLLLRRPPGREAYPGDVFYIHSRLLERAAKLSDELGAGSMTALPIIETQAGDVSAYIPTNVISITDGQIFLEADLFNAGLRPAIDAGISVSRVGSSAQTKAMKKVAGKIRLELAQFRELEAFSQFASDLDAATQAQLARGQRLREILKQPQYSPLSVSEQVAVIYAGTNGYLDDIELSDVVDFKQGLISYLSTSQPKFGEVIASEKKLTDEAKELLEQAITDYKQAFSAEKAA; translated from the coding sequence ATGGCTACGATTCGCCCCGACGAGATCAGCAGCATTATTAAGCAGCAGATCGAGCAGTACAACCAAGAAGTTCAAGTCTCCAATGTCGGTACCGTGCTGCAAGTCGGCGACGGCATCGCCCGCATCTACGGCCTCGACAAAGCTATGGCCAGCGAATTGCTGGAATTTGAAGACGGCACCGTCGGCATCGCCCTCAACCTAGAAGAGGATAATGTGGGCGCAGTACTGATGGGAGCTGGTCGCAGCATCCAAGAAGGGAGTTCCGTTAAGTCTACGGGCAAGATTGCTCAGATTCCGGTCGGTCCCGAATTGATTGGCCGCGTGGTCGATCCCCTCTGCCGCGTCATTGATGGCAAGCCCGAGCCCAACTGTTCTGCCAGCCGCCTCCTGGAATCTCCTGCCCCCGGCATCATTGCGCGGAAATCGGTCTGCGAGCCCCTGCAAACGGGAATTACCGCAATCGACTCCATGATTCCCATCGGTCGCGGCCAGCGGGAGTTGATTATTGGCGATCGCCAGACGGGCAAGACCACCGTGGCGGTGGATACTATCCTCAATCAGGCTGGCGAAGACGTGATTTGCGTCTACGTGGCGATCGGCCAGAAGGCCTCTACGGTTGCGCAGGTGGTGGGCATTCTGGAAGATAAGGGCGCGATGGACTACACCATTGTGGTGGACGCTAATGCCAATGCCCCTGCAGCACTGCAGTTCTTGGCTCCTTACACGGGTGCGGCGATCGCCGAACACTTCATGTACGAAGGCAAGCACACCCTGGTGATTTACGACGACCTGTCCAAACAGGCTGTGGCCTACCGTCAAATGTCTTTGCTACTGCGCCGTCCCCCCGGTCGCGAAGCCTACCCCGGCGACGTTTTCTACATCCATTCCCGTCTGTTGGAGCGTGCCGCTAAGTTGAGCGACGAATTGGGTGCCGGTTCGATGACGGCTCTGCCGATCATCGAAACCCAAGCGGGTGACGTGTCCGCTTACATTCCCACCAACGTAATTTCGATTACCGACGGCCAAATCTTTTTGGAAGCCGACCTATTCAACGCCGGACTGCGTCCCGCGATCGACGCCGGTATTTCGGTCAGTCGGGTAGGCTCTTCCGCTCAAACCAAAGCGATGAAGAAGGTGGCTGGCAAGATTCGCTTGGAGTTGGCTCAATTCCGCGAATTGGAAGCCTTCTCTCAATTTGCCTCCGATCTAGATGCCGCTACCCAAGCTCAGTTGGCTCGCGGTCAGCGACTGCGGGAAATTCTCAAGCAGCCCCAGTACTCTCCGCTGTCTGTGTCCGAGCAAGTTGCCGTCATCTATGCCGGTACCAATGGCTATCTGGACGATATTGAATTGAGCGATGTGGTCGACTTCAAACAGGGGTTGATTTCATATCTGTCCACCAGTCAGCCCAAGTTTGGCGAAGTCATTGCTTCAGAGAAGAAGCTGACTGACGAAGCAAAGGAACTGCTCGAACAGGCCATTACCGATTACAAGCAGGCTTTCTCTGCCGAAAAGGCTGCTTAA
- a CDS encoding ribbon-helix-helix domain-containing protein produces the protein MAQMSSSETTRTTLSLPSELIEATDRAIRAGKARSRNELVARALRHELAILKQEQIDAEFAAMAEDLDYREECLEMCEEFAVADWEAFKLNERS, from the coding sequence ATGGCACAGATGTCTTCATCCGAGACAACTAGAACAACTCTATCGCTACCCTCAGAGTTAATAGAAGCAACTGACAGAGCTATCCGCGCAGGCAAAGCGCGCAGCCGTAATGAGCTCGTTGCTCGAGCCCTACGGCACGAGTTGGCTATTCTCAAACAAGAGCAGATTGATGCTGAATTTGCCGCGATGGCAGAAGATTTGGACTATCGAGAAGAATGTCTGGAAATGTGCGAAGAGTTTGCAGTGGCTGACTGGGAAGCCTTCAAGTTGAATGAACGGTCGTGA
- a CDS encoding class I SAM-dependent methyltransferase: MVNPAPPDSADRVTARVQQLYDRFPFPGEPIAGGEPPGFNWRWSWPQAYSFCTGGYPYPKKPRILDAGCGSGCGTEYIAHQNPEAEKWAIDLSANALAIARERCHKSGSPPVEFRHLSLYDVEQIPGSFDFINCVGVLHHLPDPTAGLKALADKLATGGIMHVFVYGELGRWEIRLMQQALRLLVAGDESANMETVEQLQAGLQAGRQLFEILPENNRIVSQEKARWAGENRADENFADMYLHPQEVDYNCNSLFAWIETSGLEFVRFSNPQFWNLDRLLGDRPELLARAQQLDRQQQYRLVELLDPVNAHYEFYLAKPPLPKFDWTAENSKAAIAHRSPCLWYWPGTTLLNYNFESVQLSESAYAFLQAADGQRTVAELRAALDEPPTAEELMQLWRSQVLLLEAI; encoded by the coding sequence ATGGTCAATCCCGCCCCCCCAGACTCTGCCGATCGCGTCACCGCCCGAGTGCAACAACTTTACGATCGCTTTCCCTTCCCCGGCGAGCCGATTGCGGGGGGCGAACCTCCAGGCTTTAACTGGCGCTGGAGTTGGCCCCAAGCCTATTCCTTTTGCACGGGGGGCTATCCCTATCCAAAAAAACCGCGCATTCTGGATGCGGGCTGCGGCTCTGGCTGCGGCACCGAATACATCGCTCACCAGAATCCCGAGGCCGAAAAATGGGCCATTGACCTGAGTGCCAATGCCCTAGCGATCGCCCGAGAGCGCTGCCACAAGTCCGGGTCTCCCCCGGTCGAATTCCGCCACCTCAGTCTCTACGATGTAGAGCAAATTCCCGGCAGCTTTGATTTCATTAACTGTGTCGGCGTCCTGCACCACTTGCCCGACCCCACTGCTGGTCTCAAAGCACTGGCAGACAAGTTGGCGACCGGCGGCATTATGCACGTCTTTGTCTACGGCGAGCTGGGCCGCTGGGAAATTCGCCTGATGCAGCAAGCCCTGCGACTGTTGGTGGCAGGGGATGAGTCCGCCAACATGGAGACGGTGGAGCAACTGCAAGCCGGCTTGCAGGCCGGACGCCAACTCTTCGAGATCCTGCCCGAGAACAACCGCATCGTCTCTCAAGAGAAAGCACGCTGGGCGGGCGAGAATCGAGCGGATGAAAACTTTGCCGACATGTACCTCCACCCTCAAGAGGTGGACTATAACTGCAATAGTCTGTTTGCCTGGATCGAAACCTCCGGTTTGGAGTTCGTCCGCTTTTCTAATCCCCAATTTTGGAATCTCGATCGCCTGCTGGGCGATCGCCCCGAATTACTCGCCCGAGCCCAACAGCTCGATCGCCAGCAGCAATACCGCTTAGTGGAACTGCTGGATCCCGTCAATGCCCATTATGAGTTTTATCTCGCCAAGCCCCCCCTACCGAAGTTCGACTGGACGGCAGAGAACTCGAAAGCGGCGATCGCCCACCGCAGTCCCTGTCTCTGGTATTGGCCCGGTACGACACTGCTCAACTACAATTTCGAATCGGTCCAACTTTCCGAGTCAGCCTACGCTTTTCTGCAAGCGGCAGACGGCCAGCGCACTGTAGCCGAGCTCCGTGCCGCACTCGACGAACCTCCCACGGCAGAAGAGTTAATGCAACTGTGGCGATCGCAAGTGCTGCTGCTTGAAGCTATTTGA
- a CDS encoding sulfotransferase family 2 domain-containing protein, whose amino-acid sequence MIISHQHRYVFIALPHTASTSISQELKEHYDGENILFKHSTYRDFLKLASADQRQYFAFSSIRNPIDEVTTRYFKYKTNHGGQFTNPSQFKPNGGWMTRTHRSQFAFVQAGADFSTFFQRYYRLPYDNWSSLNHRQLDSVIRYESLQEDFSAVLDRLGLQQVRPIPVGNKTREKQSNPFIYFSPEARSRAKWVFGPFMQRWGYEFPADWQDIPVPPASEVAYRVASIPRQLYWRYWKRQRGQGPRWLAKPAQPAAVKEEVRG is encoded by the coding sequence ATGATTATCAGCCACCAACACCGCTACGTTTTCATCGCCCTGCCCCACACCGCCTCCACCAGCATCAGCCAAGAGCTCAAAGAGCACTACGACGGCGAAAACATTCTGTTCAAACATTCCACCTACCGAGACTTTTTAAAGCTGGCCAGTGCCGACCAACGGCAATACTTTGCCTTCTCCAGCATCCGCAACCCCATCGACGAAGTCACCACCCGCTATTTCAAATACAAAACCAACCACGGCGGCCAATTCACCAACCCATCCCAGTTCAAACCAAACGGCGGCTGGATGACCCGCACCCACCGATCGCAATTCGCCTTCGTACAGGCGGGCGCAGATTTTTCCACCTTCTTCCAACGCTACTACCGCCTGCCCTACGACAATTGGAGCAGCCTCAACCACCGACAGCTCGATAGCGTCATTCGCTACGAGTCGCTACAAGAGGACTTCTCGGCAGTACTCGATCGCCTCGGACTCCAACAGGTGCGCCCCATTCCAGTGGGCAATAAAACGCGAGAAAAGCAAAGCAATCCCTTTATCTACTTCTCGCCCGAGGCGCGATCGCGCGCTAAGTGGGTGTTCGGTCCCTTCATGCAGCGATGGGGCTACGAGTTCCCAGCAGATTGGCAGGATATTCCGGTGCCTCCCGCCAGCGAAGTCGCCTATCGAGTCGCCAGCATCCCCCGGCAGTTGTATTGGCGCTATTGGAAACGCCAGCGGGGACAGGGGCCGCGCTGGCTCGCCAAACCGGCCCAACCAGCAGCCGTCAAAGAGGAGGTGCGGGGGTGA
- a CDS encoding type II toxin-antitoxin system PemK/MazF family toxin, with protein sequence MKRGEVFNARLDPTEGSEQAGTRPIIIVSRDAISNEVIRQLNRALAIALDLLE encoded by the coding sequence GTGAAACGAGGCGAAGTCTTCAACGCGCGACTCGACCCTACAGAAGGCTCGGAACAGGCTGGAACCCGGCCCATTATTATCGTGAGTCGAGATGCAATTTCTAATGAGGTAATACGACAACTCAACCGAGCACTAGCAATTGCTTTGGACTTGCTCGAGTAG
- the atpE gene encoding ATP synthase F0 subunit C, producing MDSLTAAASVLAAALAIGIGAIGPGIGQGTAAGSAVEGIARQPEAEDKIRGTLLISLAFMEALTIYGLVVALVLLFANPFA from the coding sequence ATGGATTCACTGACTGCTGCTGCTTCCGTTCTCGCTGCTGCTCTCGCAATTGGTATTGGTGCTATTGGCCCCGGTATCGGTCAAGGTACTGCAGCCGGCAGTGCTGTAGAAGGGATTGCTCGCCAACCTGAAGCAGAGGACAAGATTCGCGGCACCCTGCTGATCAGCTTGGCTTTTATGGAAGCACTGACCATTTACGGCTTGGTTGTGGCTCTGGTTCTATTGTTTGCCAACCCCTTTGCTTAG
- a CDS encoding ATP synthase subunit I — translation MSHSESIEAEPELISADASSTESPSETAPPLDRMQAGGEYSQLTQQLLVTTLACSIVIALSIAWIYPFNIVANYGLGAVFGLVYFRMLAKGVARLGPSNRRLGGPNRLVLFAALIVVATRVESLEVLPIFFGFMTYKAALFVYAIQTLVPSRKSDIP, via the coding sequence ATGAGTCACTCTGAATCTATCGAGGCTGAGCCCGAACTGATATCTGCGGATGCCAGTTCGACCGAGTCTCCTTCCGAAACGGCACCGCCACTCGATCGGATGCAAGCGGGGGGAGAATACAGCCAACTTACCCAGCAACTGCTAGTCACGACGTTGGCTTGCAGTATTGTTATCGCCCTATCCATTGCTTGGATTTACCCATTCAATATAGTCGCGAATTACGGGCTGGGTGCTGTCTTTGGCTTAGTTTATTTTCGGATGTTGGCTAAAGGCGTGGCTCGGTTGGGGCCGTCAAATCGAAGGTTGGGGGGTCCCAATCGCCTCGTATTGTTCGCTGCCCTAATTGTTGTTGCCACTCGCGTAGAATCCCTTGAGGTTTTACCCATCTTCTTTGGGTTCATGACCTACAAAGCGGCCTTATTTGTGTATGCAATTCAAACGCTGGTCCCGTCTCGGAAGTCCGATATTCCATGA
- a CDS encoding glycosyltransferase family 2 protein, whose translation MALLETPAGTGAALARQTGPTSSRQRGGAGVTVRVSICIATYRRPSQLALLLQALNQLQFEAIAPPELDIIVVDNDAAGSARSVCEPLQATSSWPLHYALEPQRGISYARNRAIAQVAAETDFLAFIDDDEVPDPVWLEALLTAQSRHDADVVWGPVIPILNDPATPHWAIAGNFFQPRSFANGARLEFASTNNILIRAAIVREMGPAPFDRRFALTGGEDTHFFMRIHRAGHAIVWASEAIVRESVPASRTTVKWILQRGFRSWGSHSLCERELKPGWGVQPIRFAKGLGLIGMGVALLPTAIAGKPALVRSLLQIARGLGTLSGLVGYSFAEYGDRQGQP comes from the coding sequence TTGGCGCTATTGGAAACGCCAGCGGGGACAGGGGCCGCGCTGGCTCGCCAAACCGGCCCAACCAGCAGCCGTCAAAGAGGAGGTGCGGGGGTGACGGTCCGAGTCAGTATCTGCATTGCCACCTATCGGCGTCCCAGCCAATTGGCCTTGCTGTTGCAAGCGCTGAATCAGCTTCAGTTTGAGGCGATCGCCCCCCCCGAGCTCGACATTATCGTGGTGGATAACGATGCTGCAGGCTCGGCCCGATCGGTTTGCGAGCCCCTCCAAGCCACATCGAGCTGGCCCCTGCACTACGCGCTCGAACCCCAGCGCGGGATTTCCTACGCCCGCAATCGAGCCATCGCTCAGGTGGCTGCCGAGACCGACTTTTTAGCCTTTATCGATGACGACGAAGTCCCCGATCCGGTCTGGCTAGAAGCACTGCTGACCGCGCAAAGCCGTCACGACGCAGATGTTGTCTGGGGGCCTGTCATCCCGATCTTGAACGATCCTGCAACGCCGCACTGGGCGATCGCGGGGAATTTTTTCCAACCGCGCTCGTTTGCCAATGGCGCTCGCCTAGAGTTTGCCTCCACCAACAATATCCTCATCCGGGCGGCGATCGTACGAGAAATGGGTCCAGCCCCCTTCGATCGCCGCTTTGCCCTCACGGGCGGAGAAGATACTCACTTTTTTATGCGCATCCATCGAGCCGGTCACGCGATTGTCTGGGCCTCAGAGGCGATCGTGCGCGAGTCGGTTCCCGCCAGCCGCACCACGGTGAAATGGATTCTGCAGCGGGGCTTTCGCTCTTGGGGCTCCCACAGCTTGTGCGAACGGGAACTCAAGCCCGGATGGGGCGTGCAGCCGATCCGGTTTGCCAAGGGGCTGGGCCTGATCGGCATGGGGGTGGCGCTGCTGCCGACGGCGATCGCGGGTAAACCCGCCTTAGTGCGATCGCTCTTGCAGATTGCTCGCGGGCTCGGCACCCTCTCCGGTT
- a CDS encoding F0F1 ATP synthase subunit gamma yields MSNLKAIRDRIKSVKNTRKITEAMRLVAAAKVRRAQEQVNASRPFADRLAQVFFRLQTRLEMEDVELPLLEQRPVKKVGLLVVSGDRGLCGAYNINVLKKTEQRAAELADEGIECEYFLVGRKAVQYFKRRGVTPAKTFIGLEQIPIASEAGDIADSLMAAFVAGKIDRVELIYTRFVSLISSRPVLQTLLPMSVEVLQNQQDEVFRMLVRQGKFTVERDIVDVDLSPAPQDTIFEQAPTQILDALLPLYTESQLLRALQESAASELACRMTAMNNASDNAKELISTLNLSYNKARQASITQEILEVVGGANM; encoded by the coding sequence ATGTCGAATCTGAAGGCTATTCGCGATCGCATTAAGTCTGTCAAAAACACTCGCAAGATCACCGAAGCAATGCGGTTGGTGGCTGCGGCTAAGGTGAGGCGGGCACAAGAGCAGGTGAATGCATCTCGTCCGTTTGCCGATCGATTGGCACAGGTCTTCTTCCGCTTGCAGACGCGCTTGGAAATGGAGGATGTGGAGCTGCCCCTGCTGGAGCAGCGCCCTGTCAAGAAGGTGGGTCTGTTGGTGGTGTCGGGCGATCGCGGTTTGTGCGGTGCCTACAACATCAACGTCCTCAAGAAAACCGAGCAGCGGGCTGCGGAGTTGGCGGATGAGGGGATTGAGTGCGAGTACTTTTTAGTCGGTCGCAAGGCCGTGCAGTATTTCAAGCGTCGCGGTGTTACTCCGGCTAAAACCTTCATCGGCCTAGAGCAGATCCCGATCGCTTCTGAAGCGGGTGACATTGCCGATTCGCTGATGGCGGCATTTGTTGCGGGCAAGATCGATCGAGTCGAGTTGATTTACACTCGCTTTGTCTCGCTCATTAGCTCTCGCCCTGTCTTACAGACGCTATTGCCGATGTCTGTCGAGGTGTTGCAAAACCAGCAGGATGAAGTGTTCAGGATGTTGGTTCGTCAGGGGAAATTTACCGTCGAGCGCGATATTGTTGATGTTGACCTGTCCCCCGCCCCTCAGGACACGATCTTCGAACAGGCTCCGACACAGATTTTGGATGCTCTCTTGCCTCTTTACACCGAAAGCCAGCTTTTGCGGGCGTTGCAGGAGTCGGCAGCGAGTGAATTGGCCTGTCGGATGACGGCCATGAACAATGCCAGCGATAATGCTAAAGAGCTCATTTCAACGCTTAATTTGAGCTATAACAAGGCTCGTCAAGCGAGTATTACCCAGGAGATTCTGGAGGTTGTGGGCGGCGCGAATATGTAA
- the atpH gene encoding ATP synthase F1 subunit delta: MSGNIAQQIAAPYSEAMLSIAKEQNLVNEFGEDARGILSVLDASSELEAFLGNPLVPTDNKKSLLQQAFEGKVQPFVLNILNLLADRRRIFFLRQVCDGYLALQRKLQKIALAEVTSATELSDAQKQSVIERVRQISQAEGVELQAKVDPELIGGVIIRVGSQVIDASLRGQLRRLAYQLS, from the coding sequence ATGTCTGGCAATATTGCCCAACAAATTGCCGCGCCCTATTCCGAAGCCATGCTCTCCATCGCTAAGGAACAAAACCTCGTGAACGAGTTTGGCGAAGACGCTCGCGGCATCCTCTCTGTGCTCGATGCCAGTTCCGAGCTAGAAGCGTTCTTGGGAAATCCTCTGGTTCCGACTGACAACAAGAAATCCCTGTTACAACAAGCATTCGAAGGTAAGGTGCAGCCATTCGTGCTGAATATCCTCAACCTGTTGGCCGATCGCCGCCGCATTTTCTTTCTGCGCCAGGTCTGCGATGGCTATCTAGCGCTGCAGCGCAAGCTACAGAAAATCGCCTTGGCTGAAGTGACCTCTGCAACCGAGCTGAGTGATGCTCAAAAACAGTCCGTCATCGAGCGCGTCAGGCAGATTTCCCAAGCGGAAGGCGTAGAGCTGCAGGCAAAGGTGGACCCCGAACTGATTGGGGGCGTCATTATCCGCGTTGGCTCTCAGGTGATTGATGCCAGTTTGCGCGGTCAGTTGCGCCGCTTGGCCTACCAGCTTTCTTAA
- a CDS encoding sulfotransferase, producing the protein MTQPTLSNISAAIAPTSPVFIVGAPRSGSSLLYRILQRHSHFHLQNHLDKAGIELTETKIFDSPYQSYAADPGSTSQFMLDNDNCYRAFRTATAPIQKFHASIPAKQLYQKIARRTHFHRGAVWKALKNDRLVHAYFYYAQQARRADRLVEKTPTHIYRLPEMRASFPRAKYLFIHRHPIDVFTSYRRRLKNSLDLGIESDRLSWLQISPSRFSRNYASYMRLALKAQQTDPQNFKMVRYDDLVADPPGTLTGVFDFIGEDFEPQCIPDDDTRNDASAKVNPLRKTLLSKIEATTKQWQDYISDREVAAIERQLARTMASTHYHSYLPAT; encoded by the coding sequence ATGACTCAGCCCACCCTCTCAAACATCTCAGCGGCGATCGCCCCCACCTCCCCCGTCTTCATCGTCGGAGCCCCCCGCAGCGGCAGTAGCCTGCTCTACCGCATCCTGCAACGCCATTCCCACTTCCACCTACAAAACCACCTCGACAAAGCCGGCATCGAACTCACCGAAACCAAAATCTTCGACTCCCCCTATCAGTCCTACGCCGCCGACCCCGGCAGCACGAGCCAATTCATGCTCGACAACGACAACTGCTACCGCGCCTTTCGCACCGCCACCGCCCCCATCCAGAAGTTTCATGCCAGTATTCCCGCCAAACAGCTCTACCAAAAGATCGCCCGCCGCACCCACTTCCATCGCGGCGCAGTCTGGAAAGCGCTCAAAAACGATCGCCTCGTGCATGCCTACTTTTACTACGCCCAACAAGCTCGGAGAGCCGATCGCTTAGTGGAAAAAACCCCCACCCACATCTATCGCCTACCCGAAATGCGCGCCAGCTTTCCCAGGGCCAAATATCTGTTCATCCACCGCCACCCCATCGACGTTTTCACCTCCTATCGCCGTCGCCTCAAAAACTCCCTCGACTTAGGCATTGAAAGCGATCGCCTCAGTTGGCTGCAAATTTCCCCCAGCCGCTTCTCCCGCAACTACGCCTCCTACATGCGGCTAGCCCTCAAAGCCCAGCAGACCGATCCCCAAAACTTCAAGATGGTGCGCTACGACGACCTAGTGGCCGATCCCCCCGGCACCCTGACCGGCGTGTTTGACTTTATCGGCGAAGACTTCGAGCCGCAATGCATACCCGATGACGACACCCGCAACGATGCCAGCGCTAAAGTCAACCCGCTGCGCAAAACCTTGCTCAGCAAAATTGAGGCCACAACCAAACAGTGGCAAGACTACATTTCGGACCGGGAAGTGGCGGCGATCGAGCGCCAGCTAGCCCGCACGATGGCCTCCACCCATTACCACAGCTATTTACCTGCTACATAA
- a CDS encoding F0F1 ATP synthase subunit B', with the protein MIHWSLIVATEAVEQEASLFGFDATLPIIVAEFLLLMAVLKVTFFGPLTDAIDERNDYVRDTAADAKVKLAESQSLAEKYKQEAARARLAAQSLISDAEAEATALRNQQVLAAQQEAQARVQEARQAIEAEKNAALEVLEAQVTDLSSQVTEKLLGAA; encoded by the coding sequence ATGATTCACTGGTCTTTAATCGTTGCAACTGAAGCGGTCGAACAGGAAGCCAGTCTGTTTGGATTCGACGCCACACTCCCGATTATTGTGGCCGAGTTCTTACTGCTGATGGCGGTTTTGAAAGTAACCTTCTTCGGCCCTCTGACAGACGCAATCGACGAACGCAACGATTACGTGCGCGACACGGCAGCGGATGCGAAAGTAAAGCTGGCGGAATCTCAGTCTTTGGCCGAGAAATACAAACAGGAAGCTGCCCGAGCTCGATTGGCAGCCCAATCCCTGATCTCGGATGCAGAAGCCGAAGCGACTGCACTGCGCAATCAACAAGTGCTTGCCGCCCAGCAAGAAGCCCAAGCCAGAGTGCAAGAAGCTCGGCAGGCGATTGAAGCCGAGAAGAATGCTGCACTAGAAGTCTTAGAAGCTCAGGTGACTGACTTGAGCAGTCAGGTGACTGAAAAGTTGTTAGGTGCCGCATAA
- a CDS encoding F0F1 ATP synthase subunit B — MLLASSTGFGLEFDILDSNIINIAIILGLLIYLGRTTISNILTERRSAVVKAIEESEQAKKQALAELNQQKQNLAMAQQKGETILEQAKETAAALRAEILGKVDGDIEKLRAAADKEIAAERDRVIAQLRRQVVKQALEEVERELPSRLTDDAQSRLIDSSIQLLGGQ; from the coding sequence ATGCTGCTTGCGTCATCTACTGGATTTGGGTTGGAATTCGATATTCTCGACAGCAATATCATTAATATTGCTATTATCTTGGGCCTGCTAATTTATCTGGGTCGAACCACGATCTCAAATATTTTGACCGAGCGCAGGTCTGCCGTTGTCAAGGCGATTGAAGAGTCAGAGCAGGCCAAAAAGCAAGCACTGGCAGAGCTCAATCAACAAAAGCAAAATCTTGCCATGGCTCAGCAAAAGGGAGAAACCATCCTGGAGCAAGCGAAAGAAACGGCTGCTGCCTTGCGTGCCGAGATTCTCGGCAAGGTGGATGGCGACATCGAAAAGCTCAGGGCTGCTGCCGATAAAGAAATTGCTGCCGAACGCGATCGCGTCATTGCCCAACTGCGCCGCCAAGTGGTGAAACAAGCCCTCGAAGAGGTCGAGCGCGAATTACCGAGCCGCTTGACCGACGACGCTCAGTCCCGCTTGATCGACAGCAGTATTCAGTTATTGGGAGGACAGTAA
- the atpB gene encoding F0F1 ATP synthase subunit A produces the protein MIDFVLQSQLLPFAELEVGYHLYWQLGSYTIHGQVLIGSWIAIAIILGLVFWGTRSIERVPTGPQNFLEYTLEFVQGLAKSQIGEKEYRAWVPYVGTLFLFIFVSNWMGNLFPWKFITLPEGELASPTNDINTTLGLALLTSVTYFYAGIRKKGFGYFKKYIEPTPILLPINILEDLTKPLSLSFRLFGNILAEELVIAVIVLLVPLFIPVPLMILFLFTGAIQALIFATLSANYIGEALEGHGGEHHD, from the coding sequence ATGATTGACTTTGTCCTCCAATCCCAGCTCTTGCCCTTTGCCGAACTCGAAGTGGGCTACCATCTCTACTGGCAACTGGGAAGCTATACGATCCACGGTCAGGTCTTGATCGGCAGTTGGATTGCGATCGCTATCATCCTCGGCTTAGTGTTCTGGGGTACCCGCAGCATCGAGCGCGTTCCGACCGGACCGCAAAACTTTTTGGAATACACCCTAGAGTTCGTTCAAGGGTTAGCGAAATCCCAAATTGGGGAAAAAGAATATCGGGCTTGGGTGCCCTATGTCGGCACGCTCTTCCTGTTCATCTTTGTCTCCAACTGGATGGGTAACCTCTTCCCCTGGAAGTTTATTACTCTGCCGGAAGGCGAACTTGCTTCCCCCACCAACGACATCAACACCACATTGGGTTTGGCCTTGTTGACGAGCGTGACCTACTTTTACGCCGGAATTCGTAAAAAAGGCTTCGGATATTTCAAAAAGTATATCGAACCCACCCCAATTCTGCTGCCCATTAACATCCTGGAAGATCTGACCAAGCCCCTTTCCCTCAGCTTCCGCCTGTTCGGAAATATTCTGGCTGAGGAATTGGTTATCGCTGTGATTGTTTTGCTGGTACCTCTCTTCATTCCGGTACCTCTGATGATTCTCTTCCTGTTTACGGGGGCCATTCAAGCTTTGATTTTTGCGACCCTGAGTGCCAACTATATCGGGGAAGCTTTGGAGGGACACGGTGGAGAACACCACGACTAG